DNA from Candidatus Binatia bacterium:
CCGACCTCGGTGTTAACTACTTTGATGAACGTGACCGTCAGGCAGTAACAAAACGCTGCCTCAACCGGCTGCAAAGACTCGGTTACCAAGTCACGTTGGAGAAATTGCCGATGGCGGCGTGAATTCATTTTCATAAGAGACGCAGAGTTCGCATGGTTCGACAAGCTCACCACGAGCGGAATTCCTTCATAGCCGCGCATCCTGAGCTTAGTCGAAGGATGCGCCCTCCGCGCCTCGGCGGTGCGATCTCCGCGCCTTGCTTCTTGCTTCAGACGGAAGCCTGAAGTCCCAATAACTGAAAGGAACCGACCATGAGCGTTGTCATTGGAGCCGGCAAGTTCACCTACGAGGTCGCCGCAGGCTGGGGCAAATTACCTGACGGATGGACTTATCATGAAGTCGCGGCGGTCGGCGTGGATAAAAACGATCGGGTTTACGTCTTCACGCGCGGCGAGCATCCCGTCATCGTCTTCGATCGCGACGGCAATTTTCTCCGCTCGTGGGGCGAAGGCCTCTTCAAGCGCGCGCACGGCGTGACCATGGGATTTTCGGACGACACGATCTATCTCACCGACGACGGCGACCATACCGTGCGCAAGTGCACGCTCGACGGAAAAGTTCTCCTGACCTTGGGCGTCTCCGGCAAGCCCGCGCCCTATCAAAGCGGCGAGCCGTTCAACCGCTGCACGCACGTCGCGCTGTCGCCGAAGAACGAGATCTACGTCTCCGACGGCTACGGCAACTCGAGAGTCCACAAATACTCTCCCGACGGAAAGTTGCTTTTCTCCTGGGGCGAGCCGGGCACCGATCCCGGCCAGTTCAATATCGCGCACAACATCTGCGCCGACAAAGACGGTTATCTCTACGTCGCCGACCGCGAAAACCATCGCGTGCAGGTCTTCGACGGCAACGGCAAGTTCGAGACTCAATGGCACAACATGCACCGGCCGTGCGCGCTCTATATGGGTCAAGAAGCAAACCCCCTCTGTTATATCGGCGAGCTGGGTCCCAGCATGTCCGTCAACAAAGAGTGCCCGAATCTGGGACCCAGGCTCAGCATCCTCTCGCACGACGGCAAGCTGCTCGCGCGCCTCGGCGATATCCGTCCGGGCGAAGCGCCGGGACAGTTCATCGCGCCGCACGGACTCGCGCTTGATTCGCGCGGCGATATTTACGTCGGCGAGGTGTCGTGGACGATCGCGGGGCAGCATCTGAAACCGCCGCGCGAGATGCGCAGTCTTCAGAAATTGATCAAACGCGGTTAAGTCGTTTAAGCCGTTCAAGCCGTTGGTATTCGGGCAACACCAGGCCGGAGACTTGGCGCTCGGCGTCTCAGCGGTAATCGCCGCGGCCCGGAAGCGCGAACGCAAGCAGCGCGATCGTGACCGCGAGCAAGGCCGTCGCGCTGAGAGCCAGCGACCAATGAACGCCGATCAGGCCGCCGAGCACGCCGACGGTGAGGCCGCTGAACGCGCGGAGCCCCATGCTTGACATGTTGAACAGACCTATCAGCCGCCCGCGCAGGTTGGCCGGCGCCATGAGCTGCACGAGAGTCTGTGCCATCGAGAGATAAGCCAGATTCAAGACGCCTGCGAAAAAAAGCAATGCCAAAGCGAGCGGATAACTGTTCGCCGCGGCGAAGCCCGCGATCAGCAGGCACCAGAGGATGGCGCACAGAGTTGCGTTGCGCGCGCTCGCTCTCAGCAGACCGCGGCCCTCGAGTAAAAGACCGCCGAGCACCGCGCCGCCCGCGTTGGCGGCGAGCAGCGCGCTGTAGGCGACACCTTGCTCGTCGGTGCCGAGGTCGTGCGCGAACTCCGGCATCTGCGCTTGGAAGGCGTTGCCCACCAGAAGCGAAGTCGTGCCGGCGAGCAACACCATGGAGAGAATCGTCCGGTTTTGCGAAGCCTCGCGCATCACCTCGAGCGCGTCGCGAAAGCTAAGGCTGGATCGCCTTGCCGGCGCTTTCCTCTCTCTGTGTCCCGTGTACGGCACAAACAGCAGCCATATCACCAGCGGCAGGTAGAGCGCGGCATTGGCAAACAGTCCCTGCGGCGGTCCCAAAAGCAGCATCAACCCGCCGCCGACCGCGGGTCCCAACAAAACGCCGAGCTGCCGTCCCGTCGCGTTCAGCCGGATCGCGCTCTGGAGATGTTCCGGGCCGACGATGTCGTGGATGATGAGCTGGCCGCCGGGACTCCACAGAACGCCCGCCATTCCGTGGATAACGAGAAGAACGCAAGCATGCCAAATTTGAATCGTGCCGGTAAGAAACAGCACCGCCCAGATGAGCGATACTCCCATGTACATGAGTCCGGCGGCCTGAATAATTTTTCGGCAGTCGAAGCGGTCCGCCAGCGCTCCGAAATAAACCGAGAACAAAAGAAACGGCGTCCAGTGCACGATGACCGCGAACCCCGCCAGGACCGGCGAATGAAAAGTCTGGAACAGCACCCAGTAGCTGATGACGTGTTCGATGTTGTCGGCCATCATGGCGAGCATCGTGGTGATGAAATACATCCGGTAGTCGCGATGCCTGAGCGCGGCGAAGGCCACCCGCTGCGGTGAAAGGACGGCAGATTCCGCGGCAGGATGTTGTTGCGGCGCTGGGTTGCTCATGGCGGCGGAGGATGCAGCAAGTTACCGTGTAAGTATCGGAGAAGCGGCGTGCATGCAAACGAGCGCCTCGAAGGTTTTTTGAGTTTCTTGAGTTCTTGAGTTGAACAACTCAAATAACGCGATCACCCGCGTGAAGGCAACGAACCCAATGAACGCAATGAACCTGACGGTCTCTAGCGCGGATGGCGCGAAAGCCACCGGACGACTTCCGCCGCGTTCGAGTCCGGTGGGAATACGGGATAGAAAACTTTTTCGACGCGCCCGTCTCGAATAATGAGGGTCAGCCGCTTGATCAGCGTTATCGATTCGACTTCAAACGTCGGGAGGCGGAACGCTGTTGAGAAAGCAAGATTCGCGTCGCTCAACAGCTCGAACGGTAGATGGAGCCTCTCTACCGCCTCGCGCTGATACTCGGTGGTTTGGGTGCTGAGTCCGAACACTCCGGCGTCGAGCGTCTTGAGTTCTTCGAAGTGATCTCGGAACGCGCATGACTGCGGCGTGC
Protein-coding regions in this window:
- a CDS encoding peptidyl-alpha-hydroxyglycine alpha-amidating lyase family protein, whose translation is MSVVIGAGKFTYEVAAGWGKLPDGWTYHEVAAVGVDKNDRVYVFTRGEHPVIVFDRDGNFLRSWGEGLFKRAHGVTMGFSDDTIYLTDDGDHTVRKCTLDGKVLLTLGVSGKPAPYQSGEPFNRCTHVALSPKNEIYVSDGYGNSRVHKYSPDGKLLFSWGEPGTDPGQFNIAHNICADKDGYLYVADRENHRVQVFDGNGKFETQWHNMHRPCALYMGQEANPLCYIGELGPSMSVNKECPNLGPRLSILSHDGKLLARLGDIRPGEAPGQFIAPHGLALDSRGDIYVGEVSWTIAGQHLKPPREMRSLQKLIKRG
- a CDS encoding MFS transporter; the protein is MSNPAPQQHPAAESAVLSPQRVAFAALRHRDYRMYFITTMLAMMADNIEHVISYWVLFQTFHSPVLAGFAVIVHWTPFLLFSVYFGALADRFDCRKIIQAAGLMYMGVSLIWAVLFLTGTIQIWHACVLLVIHGMAGVLWSPGGQLIIHDIVGPEHLQSAIRLNATGRQLGVLLGPAVGGGLMLLLGPPQGLFANAALYLPLVIWLLFVPYTGHRERKAPARRSSLSFRDALEVMREASQNRTILSMVLLAGTTSLLVGNAFQAQMPEFAHDLGTDEQGVAYSALLAANAGGAVLGGLLLEGRGLLRASARNATLCAILWCLLIAGFAAANSYPLALALLFFAGVLNLAYLSMAQTLVQLMAPANLRGRLIGLFNMSSMGLRAFSGLTVGVLGGLIGVHWSLALSATALLAVTIALLAFALPGRGDYR